Genomic segment of Thermoanaerobacterium sp. PSU-2:
AACATTCCTCTCTAATCAATAATTTATAACTTCTACATTCATTGTGGTCAAATATTCTTCACCTATTTGCATTAGGAATTAGAAGAAAAATGATAGATAGATTGATTGATAAATTGTCTACTCTTTTTCCCTTCCGATGATGAGAAATATAAGTGGTCCTAAAATTTCTCCGAGCACTATAATTATAAGCCAGGTCCATTTCGGCAAAAATCTGACTTCATCCTTGGTAAGACGATATATTGAGAAAATCATAAGACCTAATTGAATAATTATTAATGGAGCAAAAAGTCTTATTATTTCAGATATATTTAAATTATCAAACATAATTTATTCCTCCCTCAATTTTTTTGAGCAATTAGGGCAATATACCCATTCATCTTTAATCTCCCTACCACAATGTGGACATAATGAAGTTTTTAACACATCTCCACAATATGGACAATAATTGTAACTTTTTTTTATTGAAGCACCACATTTCGGACATTTGGAGACTTCATAGCGGGTCACTAAAATATAGATTATTAACGATGATGGCACATTTAAAAGTCCAAACAACCCCCAGAGCCAATAATATTTTTCACCTCTTTTTTTTGCATCTATAAATATCCATGTCGCCTGTAATACAAGTAATATAATCAATAGAATAAATAATAGATACTTCATTTTAACCTCTACTCCTCTCTAAATTTTAATAACGGTACAACAGTTAACGGCAAAGATAAATAAATTATAATTTGACAAATGATTATTAACTTAAAATTTTTAGATGCAGCTAAAATCAAAAATGCTATAAATGTAATTGAAACAAGTATGAAGATTGCAAGCTCTTTTTTATTTCTTTTTTTATTACGTATTTCATTAGCTTTTTGGATAAATTCAAATGCATTAATTTTTACGTCAGGTTCATTAAAAATATCAAACATATCTGAAATTTTATTGAGCTTATTAAATGCATCATTATCAATGTTTTTATTATCTGACTCATTATAAAAAGAATCTATAAGCTTAGGATCTATATCATTATGGCATTTCTTCATATCAATTTCCTTCTTTCCATCTCATCTATAATATGCTTAATGCAGTAGTGCAACCTTGAACGCACCGTTCCAACTGGGCAATTCATTATTTTAGAAATTTCTTCGTATTTATATCCATAATAGTGTTTCAATATAAATACCGCCCTTTTTTCATATGGAAGGTTTAACAATATTTTCATAACTTCCTTATAATTGACCTTGCTTATAATATCATCTTCTACATTATTTTCATAAAATATATCTATATCATCTATACATTCAGTTATTCTGCTTTTTCTTAAAAAATCTTTATAAACATTGATGGCAATTCTTATTAACCAAGAAGAAAATTTAAAATCCGGTGTAAACTTATTAATATTTAATACCGCTTTTAGCATAGCCTCCTGTGCTATGTCCTGGGCAAGTGACATATTTCCCGTCATTTTAATACAGTACCCAAGAACAACATTATAATTTTCAGTTATAAGAAGATTTAATGCATATTTATCGCCGCTTTTTGCATCATTTATAAGTTTGCTCTCATCCATCACATGCCCACCTCTCATAAATATAACGCATAAATTCTAAAAAAGTTCACATTTATTTTAACAGATTTATCGTAAAAGTAGATTTAAGGTATAATATTACATGAAGGAGTTGATTCAATATGGTAAGCTCAACGAATAGAACTGAAATTATTAAAAGAAGATATGAAAGAATTGCAAAATATTATGATCTGATGGAAAGCCTCATGGAGTCTACAGGCGGTAAAAGGTGGAGAAAGATGCTTTGGTCCGAGGTTTCAGGAAACACTATACTTGAAGCAGGTATTGGCACTGGTAGTAATATTTTATATTATCCTGAAGGTAAAAACATTTATGGTATTGATTTTTCACCTAAAATGGTAGAAATAGCAAAAGATAAAGCCAAAAAGTATGGCAAAGATGTCGATATTAGAGTAATGGATATAGAAAATCTTGAGTTTAATGACAATACATTTGATGCTATCGTAACAAGCTGTGTGTTTTGTTCTGTGCCAGATCCTATAAAAGGATTAAAAGAACTTAAAAGAGTATTAAAATATGATGGGAAGCTTTTTATGCTTGAGCATGTAAGAAGCAAAAAACTAATCTTAGGTACACTAATGGATATACTCAATCCTCTTACAGTAAACACATGGGGTGCTAACATAAATAGAGATACTGTAAAAAATTTGAAGATTTCAGGATTTAAAATACTTAAAGAAGAAAATCTAGCTCTTGACATAATGAAACTTATAATTGCAGGCAAATAAAAAACTCGAATATGTGAAATAAAAAATTTCTATAAAAAATTTCTCGATCTTCATAAGATCTTTATAATTGCATTTTATAATAAAATTACAACAAAAAAACAAGGAGGAATTTTAAATGAGAAAGAAAGTTATAGCTATATTTGCAGGTGTGCTAATAATAGGTGCTATAGCATTTACGCAAATGCCTGCATTAAGAGCAAAGGCCGATACAATTAATAACGGCTATGGGTTTAACATGATGGGTTCAAATTTCAACTATAGTGCTATGTACAACTACATGAAAGGCCTGACAGCAAAAGATGTGCAAAATATGATGGGTGGAAAAATAGATGAAAAAGATGCGCAAAATATGTTAAATGCATGCACAAATGCACTAAAGAACGAAATTAATGGTGAGCAAAAGTAATTTAGGAGCCGAATGGCTCCTTTTTTTACGCAGTTAATTCATATTTAAAATCATATCTGAAACAATGTGAGAATTCCCAAAGAACATACAAGTAAATATATTATCGCAAGTACAATTTTTTCCCAATTTTTTAATTTATATTTTTCAGGTAATGCCTTCCATCCCAGTGCTATCAAAAATCCGAGGACAATTGGCAAAAGCAATGAATTCATTATTTCAACTGAAATTGTCAATGTTACAAGGGGTACTCCTGATAAGACGATAATGGCGGAAACAATAATACCTGCAGCATATAATCCATAAAATATTGGAGCTTCTTTCCATGATGAATTAAGGCTTCGCTTAAAATCCATAACTTCACCTAATGACCACGAAGTTGCCAATGAAACAACAACAGCTGCTATCAAAGAAGCGCCGATAATACCTGCTGAAAATAAGATTTTGCCACCAACCTGACCTACAAATGGTATAAGTGAATCAGCAATCTGCTGAATATTCGTAAGTGAAACATTTGGATTTATCCGTCCAATAGTGGCAGCCGTTAATACAAGTACAACCGCCATGATTATCTGAGTTACAACTGAACCGACAGCAGTATCAATGCGGCTAAACCTTATCGATTTTTCTGTTAATTTTTTGTCTATCACAGCGCCTTGTTGGTAAAATATCATCCAAGGCATTATTACCGCTCCAACATTGGCTGCTATAAGAAGCCTATAAGATTCATCGTAGAAAGGCTTCTGTCCGATAATCCCATTTATTATTGACGAAGTATCGGGATGTGATAGTATAACCGCTGGTATAAAACTTAGTTCAAATAATCCGATAAATATAGCTATGCGTTCAACAATAGTATAACGTCCAAAGCCTGTTATTAATATTAAGGAGATTGATGCAAGAGATATGCTTATCCACTTTGGTATGCCAAACAATAAGCCAACACTGGCAATACCAGAAAATTCTGTGACTAAAGCACCTATAGCAGAAACTACAAGTGTTAAAACTGAAAACCATGCCCAACCTGCACCAAACTTTTCTTTAATCAATTCACCATGCCCTTTACCAGTCGTTATTCCAATACGTGTTGTAAGCTCCTGCACAAAATACAAAATCGGGATAAGTAAAAATTGCAACCACAACAAACTATAACCCCATCTTGCACCA
This window contains:
- a CDS encoding PLDc N-terminal domain-containing protein — translated: MFDNLNISEIIRLFAPLIIIQLGLMIFSIYRLTKDEVRFLPKWTWLIIIVLGEILGPLIFLIIGREKE
- a CDS encoding zinc ribbon domain-containing protein; translated protein: MKYLLFILLIILLVLQATWIFIDAKKRGEKYYWLWGLFGLLNVPSSLIIYILVTRYEVSKCPKCGASIKKSYNYCPYCGDVLKTSLCPHCGREIKDEWVYCPNCSKKLREE
- a CDS encoding DUF5345 family protein; this encodes MKKCHNDIDPKLIDSFYNESDNKNIDNDAFNKLNKISDMFDIFNEPDVKINAFEFIQKANEIRNKKRNKKELAIFILVSITFIAFLILAASKNFKLIIICQIIIYLSLPLTVVPLLKFREE
- the sigY gene encoding RNA polymerase sigma factor SigY, with amino-acid sequence MDESKLINDAKSGDKYALNLLITENYNVVLGYCIKMTGNMSLAQDIAQEAMLKAVLNINKFTPDFKFSSWLIRIAINVYKDFLRKSRITECIDDIDIFYENNVEDDIISKVNYKEVMKILLNLPYEKRAVFILKHYYGYKYEEISKIMNCPVGTVRSRLHYCIKHIIDEMERRKLI
- a CDS encoding methyltransferase domain-containing protein, with the translated sequence MVSSTNRTEIIKRRYERIAKYYDLMESLMESTGGKRWRKMLWSEVSGNTILEAGIGTGSNILYYPEGKNIYGIDFSPKMVEIAKDKAKKYGKDVDIRVMDIENLEFNDNTFDAIVTSCVFCSVPDPIKGLKELKRVLKYDGKLFMLEHVRSKKLILGTLMDILNPLTVNTWGANINRDTVKNLKISGFKILKEENLALDIMKLIIAGK
- a CDS encoding Nramp family divalent metal transporter; this encodes MSLNENELTLSHEFEVSKKKKSAILLLLATIGPGLTVMLADTDAGSIITSAQSGARWGYSLLWLQFLLIPILYFVQELTTRIGITTGKGHGELIKEKFGAGWAWFSVLTLVVSAIGALVTEFSGIASVGLLFGIPKWISISLASISLILITGFGRYTIVERIAIFIGLFELSFIPAVILSHPDTSSIINGIIGQKPFYDESYRLLIAANVGAVIMPWMIFYQQGAVIDKKLTEKSIRFSRIDTAVGSVVTQIIMAVVLVLTAATIGRINPNVSLTNIQQIADSLIPFVGQVGGKILFSAGIIGASLIAAVVVSLATSWSLGEVMDFKRSLNSSWKEAPIFYGLYAAGIIVSAIIVLSGVPLVTLTISVEIMNSLLLPIVLGFLIALGWKALPEKYKLKNWEKIVLAIIYLLVCSLGILTLFQI